From a region of the Pirellulales bacterium genome:
- a CDS encoding DUF420 domain-containing protein, whose product MNSGSIRLLSSTLFAQYRGIDGFLGTRASVMLDLVVLTMILVLPVMGWSIWQVRNRRRYVLHKRVQLTLASILLVAVMAFEIDMQAISGWRQRAEPSPYWPSGVWASLNLHLVFSISTAAVWLYVVIGALRKIPQPPGPSAYSRRHRFWGWVAAVDMTLTAVTGWAFYWLAFVA is encoded by the coding sequence ATGAATTCGGGATCAATTCGGCTGCTTTCTTCCACGTTGTTCGCACAATACCGCGGCATCGACGGTTTTCTGGGCACGCGCGCATCGGTGATGCTCGATCTGGTGGTGTTGACGATGATCTTGGTGCTGCCGGTGATGGGGTGGAGCATTTGGCAGGTGCGCAATCGGCGGCGGTATGTGCTGCATAAGAGGGTACAATTGACGCTGGCGAGCATCCTGCTGGTGGCCGTCATGGCATTTGAAATTGACATGCAAGCGATCAGCGGCTGGCGCCAGCGAGCGGAACCATCGCCCTATTGGCCCAGCGGAGTTTGGGCGAGCTTGAATTTGCATCTGGTATTTTCGATATCCACGGCTGCCGTATGGCTCTATGTCGTGATCGGTGCGCTGAGGAAGATTCCCCAACCACCAGGACCGTCAGCGTATAGCCGGCGGCATCGATTTTGGGGCTGGGTCGCAGCGGTGGACATGACGTTAACCGCGGTCACTGGGTGGGCGTTTTATTGGTTGGCGTTTGTGGCGTAA
- a CDS encoding 2-isopropylmalate synthase: protein MNVTTNASTKNQTAVSQTTTPRIIKIFDTTLRDGEQSPGASMNITEKLEIAQALVDLGVDIIEAGFPIASPGDFEAVKQIAANIRGSTICGLARCNDADIDRAWEALKGASQARIHVFLATSAIHREFKLKMDKDEIIRRAVAGVKRAVSYCDDVEFSPEDAARTEIDFLCQVVEAAIAAGATTVNIPDTVGYATPAHYGNVIRALKDRVPNIDRAVISVHCHNDLGLAVANSLAGVESGAGQVECTINGIGERAGNCSLEEVVMALRTRQDYYRCDTRINTPRLVPTSRLVSNITGMQVQRNKAIVGRNAFAHEAGIHQDGMLKEPRTYEIMRPEDVGLSKTDLVLGKHSGRAALADRARALGYHLTGEQLQTVFEQFKQLADKKKDIYDGDIAALCEQQILDVPETWSFVSYHVSCGTEGKPTVQLTLRRGDENISETMTAGDGPVDAIFLAIEKITDLDVKCRDFRVQAVTVGKDAQGEVNVEVEHSNRVYRGRGVSTDSVEASALAFLNAMNRITLTSGERLHPQHSV, encoded by the coding sequence ATGAATGTCACCACCAACGCATCGACAAAGAACCAAACGGCGGTTAGCCAAACGACTACGCCACGCATCATTAAAATCTTCGATACAACGCTCCGCGACGGCGAGCAATCGCCGGGCGCGAGCATGAACATTACCGAGAAACTGGAAATCGCCCAGGCGCTGGTCGATCTGGGTGTCGACATCATCGAAGCGGGCTTTCCGATCGCCTCTCCCGGCGATTTTGAAGCCGTCAAGCAAATCGCCGCCAATATTCGCGGCTCGACGATCTGCGGCCTGGCGCGCTGTAACGACGCCGATATCGACCGCGCGTGGGAAGCCCTCAAAGGGGCCTCGCAAGCACGCATTCACGTTTTTCTGGCTACCAGCGCCATCCATCGAGAATTCAAGCTCAAGATGGATAAAGACGAAATCATTCGCCGCGCCGTCGCGGGCGTAAAGCGAGCCGTCAGCTATTGCGACGACGTCGAGTTTTCGCCCGAAGACGCCGCCCGCACCGAAATCGATTTCCTCTGCCAGGTCGTCGAGGCGGCCATCGCCGCCGGAGCCACGACGGTCAATATCCCCGACACCGTGGGCTACGCCACGCCGGCACATTATGGCAACGTCATTCGGGCGCTGAAAGATCGCGTGCCAAATATCGACCGGGCGGTCATCAGCGTACATTGCCACAACGACCTTGGTCTAGCGGTGGCCAACAGCCTAGCGGGCGTTGAAAGCGGCGCGGGGCAAGTCGAATGCACGATCAACGGTATCGGCGAGCGGGCGGGTAATTGCTCGCTGGAAGAAGTCGTGATGGCCCTGCGGACAAGGCAAGATTACTACCGCTGCGACACGCGCATCAACACGCCGCGGCTCGTTCCCACCAGCCGCCTCGTGTCAAACATCACGGGCATGCAAGTGCAGCGGAACAAAGCGATCGTCGGCCGAAATGCCTTCGCCCACGAAGCGGGCATCCATCAAGATGGCATGCTCAAAGAGCCGCGCACGTACGAAATTATGCGTCCCGAAGACGTCGGCCTGTCGAAAACCGACCTGGTGCTCGGCAAGCACAGCGGCCGCGCCGCCCTGGCCGACCGCGCGCGGGCGCTCGGCTATCATCTCACGGGCGAGCAACTGCAAACGGTTTTCGAGCAATTTAAGCAACTGGCCGACAAGAAAAAGGACATCTACGACGGCGACATCGCGGCACTCTGCGAGCAGCAAATCCTGGATGTGCCGGAAACCTGGTCGTTCGTTTCCTACCATGTCAGTTGCGGTACCGAAGGGAAGCCGACAGTGCAGCTCACCCTCCGTCGCGGCGACGAAAACATCAGCGAGACAATGACGGCAGGCGATGGCCCGGTGGACGCCATTTTCCTGGCGATTGAAAAGATCACCGACCTGGATGTTAAATGCCGCGACTTTCGCGTTCAGGCCGTCACCGTCGGCAAAGATGCTCAAGGTGAAGTGAATGTCGAAGTCGAGCACAGCAATCGCGTCTACCGCGGTCGCGGCGTCTCGACCGACAGCGTCGAAGCCAGTGCCCTGGCGTTTCTCAATGCCATGAACCGCATTACTTTGACGTCTGGCGAGCGGTTACATCCACAGCATAGCGTGTAA
- a CDS encoding restriction endonuclease: MSAPNPFDQLRKLAALRDEGVIDSVEFDRLKAQLLAQVGGVANAASLVENHVQTLLDASVAVDAALAPPGDRVAITSSQVDESQLRLTALQRQVEHLAGVHQDLLARAASTHRRVRHDAFLLRARQSFRNFALGRIAPALVAAGVGMVVGCVLVGMFPFPTRVVLAGGFLTAGAALLAMLHLLVHPRDQFVQERLTTDQPKLAQLRSQIADNEPTVAAAQKAFDAAKHHHAELVRQFNSRRNELLSFDWRDLRGVSFEKFVRAIFDDLGYRARAAKLDSDQGVDFVAEKGDESVAVQVKGCAEMVENSSIQKVHTGMSRHRCVRCAVITNSTFTPSAIELAARTGCVLVDRSRIHLLIQGKIQL; encoded by the coding sequence ATGTCCGCCCCGAATCCGTTCGATCAACTCAGAAAACTTGCCGCTTTGCGAGACGAAGGAGTGATCGACTCTGTGGAGTTCGATCGTCTGAAGGCGCAGTTGTTGGCACAAGTGGGTGGCGTCGCCAACGCCGCGTCGCTGGTCGAAAACCATGTGCAGACGCTCCTGGACGCCTCGGTCGCCGTCGATGCGGCACTCGCTCCTCCAGGCGACCGAGTGGCCATCACGTCAAGCCAAGTCGATGAATCGCAACTGCGCCTGACCGCTCTTCAAAGGCAAGTCGAGCACCTGGCTGGAGTTCACCAAGATCTGCTGGCCCGTGCAGCCTCCACGCATCGGCGCGTGCGGCATGACGCTTTTCTGCTGCGTGCCCGCCAATCGTTTCGCAACTTCGCGCTGGGGCGAATCGCTCCCGCCCTAGTGGCTGCGGGCGTCGGAATGGTCGTTGGCTGCGTCTTGGTCGGAATGTTCCCTTTTCCCACCCGCGTCGTTTTAGCTGGCGGCTTTTTGACCGCCGGAGCCGCCTTACTGGCAATGCTTCACTTGCTTGTGCATCCGCGCGACCAATTCGTTCAGGAACGCTTGACGACCGATCAGCCGAAACTCGCCCAACTTCGATCGCAGATTGCTGACAATGAGCCCACGGTGGCCGCGGCGCAGAAAGCGTTCGATGCAGCCAAGCATCATCATGCCGAGCTTGTTCGGCAATTCAATAGTCGTCGCAATGAACTGCTGTCGTTCGATTGGCGCGACCTACGGGGCGTTTCATTTGAGAAATTCGTGCGGGCGATTTTCGACGATCTAGGCTATCGGGCGCGTGCGGCGAAACTCGACAGCGATCAAGGCGTTGACTTTGTCGCCGAGAAAGGCGACGAATCGGTTGCCGTGCAGGTCAAAGGCTGCGCAGAAATGGTCGAGAACAGCTCGATCCAAAAAGTCCACACTGGAATGAGCCGACACCGCTGCGTCCGCTGCGCCGTAATCACCAACAGCACATTTACTCCCTCGGCCATCGAACTGGCCGCTCGCACCGGCTGCGTGCTGGTCGATCGGTCAAGAATTCATTTACTGATCCAGGGCAAGATCCAACTGTAG